The Geodermatophilaceae bacterium NBWT11 genome has a segment encoding these proteins:
- the yidC gene encoding membrane protein insertase YidC, with amino-acid sequence MYTAIAWVMKQWHALFSTFLDPASGIAWALSVVMLVVTIRVLLFRLFVKQVKSQRAMQEIQPEIQKLRKQYGSDKQGFSQAMMAMQKERGVNPLAGCLPILPQIPIFIGLFHVLRRIAPEARGLYSWDFDLTQQAAEAKLFGAPIAASFNMQEPKQSAILALTDNSYTNIRIVAMILIIIMCFTTFYTQKQIQKRSGPVEGQAATIQKLLLYGMPISLFVSGFFFPILVLLYWFTNNLWTLGQQFYILKKLPPPGSPGALAKAEADKPKIDPKLLAPKPGAKPVRPKNGKSTALPAATSPAEDVTDAEAPVADGTGSTAASSGPGTGENRVSGGSARPRSGSSGGSAGPANRGRRKRR; translated from the coding sequence CTGTACACCGCGATCGCGTGGGTGATGAAGCAGTGGCACGCACTGTTCTCCACGTTCCTCGACCCCGCGAGCGGCATCGCCTGGGCGCTGTCGGTGGTCATGCTGGTGGTGACCATCCGCGTGCTGCTGTTCCGTCTGTTCGTCAAGCAGGTGAAGAGCCAGCGGGCGATGCAGGAGATCCAGCCGGAGATCCAGAAGCTGCGCAAGCAGTACGGCAGTGACAAGCAGGGCTTCAGCCAGGCCATGATGGCCATGCAGAAGGAGCGCGGGGTCAACCCGCTGGCCGGCTGTCTGCCGATCCTGCCGCAGATCCCGATCTTCATCGGTCTCTTCCACGTCCTGCGACGGATCGCGCCCGAGGCCCGCGGGCTCTACAGCTGGGACTTCGACCTCACGCAGCAGGCCGCCGAGGCCAAGTTGTTCGGAGCGCCCATCGCGGCGTCGTTCAACATGCAGGAGCCGAAGCAGAGCGCGATCCTCGCCCTGACGGACAACAGCTACACCAACATCCGCATCGTGGCGATGATCTTGATCATCATCATGTGCTTCACGACCTTCTACACCCAGAAGCAGATCCAGAAGCGCTCCGGCCCGGTCGAGGGCCAGGCCGCCACGATCCAGAAGCTGCTGCTCTACGGCATGCCGATCAGCCTCTTCGTCTCCGGCTTCTTCTTCCCGATCCTGGTGCTGCTGTACTGGTTCACCAACAACCTGTGGACCCTGGGCCAGCAGTTCTACATCCTCAAGAAGCTGCCGCCGCCCGGGTCCCCGGGTGCGCTGGCCAAGGCCGAGGCCGACAAGCCCAAGATCGACCCGAAGCTGCTGGCTCCCAAGCCGGGTGCCAAGCCGGTCCGCCCCAAGAACGGCAAGTCCACGGCCTTGCCGGCTGCGACGTCTCCCGCTGAGGACGTGACCGACGCCGAGGCCCCGGTGGCGGACGGCACCGGCTCGACGGCTGCGTCCTCCGGGCCGGGCACCGGGGAGAACCGCGTCTCCGGTGGCTCCGCCCGGCCCCGATCGGGCTCCTCCGGAGGATCGGCCGGGCCGGCCAACCGCGGCAGACGCAAGCGCCGCTGA
- the yidD gene encoding membrane protein insertion efficiency factor YidD: MRERPGLPARALLGLIGFYRRGISPLLGPRCRFTPTCSEYALEAVSVHGAGRGSWLAARRIAKCAPWHRGGIDLVPEPGHSRTRGTAQHPHSSDTGAGPAAADRSAVAPRPTVGRTPPQEARVA; the protein is encoded by the coding sequence GTGAGGGAGCGCCCCGGCCTCCCGGCCCGCGCGCTGCTCGGCCTGATCGGCTTCTACCGGCGGGGGATCAGCCCGCTGCTGGGCCCGCGCTGCCGCTTCACCCCCACCTGCAGCGAGTACGCCCTCGAGGCTGTCTCGGTGCACGGCGCCGGGCGCGGCAGCTGGCTGGCCGCCCGGCGGATCGCGAAGTGCGCGCCGTGGCACCGTGGTGGCATCGACCTGGTCCCCGAGCCCGGCCACAGCCGGACGCGAGGAACCGCACAGCACCCCCACTCGTCGGACACGGGGGCGGGCCCGGCAGCAGCCGACCGCTCCGCCGTCGCTCCCCGGCCCACCGTTGGCCGGACCCCGCCGCAGGAGGCACGCGTTGCTTGA
- the gnd gene encoding decarboxylating 6-phosphogluconate dehydrogenase — protein MQLGLIGLGKMGGNMRERLRRAGHEVVGYDRSPELQDVDSLESLVGALSAPRVVWVMVPAGDPTRETVEALGNLLEAGDVVVDGGNSKFTDDKVHADLLATKGIGYVDAGVSGGVWGLENGYALMVGGTKEDVAKVQPVFDALKPPVSTETDSPAGEGAGFVHAGPVGAGHFSKMVHNGIEYAMMQAYGEGYELLAAVDLVEDVPGVIASWTQGTVIRSWLLDLLVRALQEDPGLDDITGWAADSGEGRWTVEQAIEHAVPMPAISASLFARFSSRQDDSPTMKAVAALRNQFGGHAVKAREVEDPA, from the coding sequence GTGCAGCTGGGCCTGATCGGACTGGGCAAGATGGGCGGCAACATGCGCGAGCGGCTGCGCCGCGCCGGGCACGAGGTCGTCGGCTACGACCGCTCGCCCGAGCTGCAGGACGTCGACAGCCTGGAGTCGCTGGTCGGTGCGCTGAGCGCACCCCGCGTCGTCTGGGTGATGGTCCCGGCCGGTGACCCGACCCGGGAGACCGTCGAGGCGCTGGGGAACCTGCTGGAGGCCGGTGACGTCGTCGTCGACGGCGGGAACTCGAAGTTCACCGACGACAAGGTGCACGCCGACCTCCTGGCCACCAAGGGCATCGGCTACGTCGACGCCGGCGTCTCCGGCGGTGTCTGGGGCCTGGAGAACGGCTACGCGCTGATGGTCGGCGGGACGAAGGAGGACGTGGCCAAGGTCCAGCCGGTCTTCGACGCCCTCAAGCCGCCGGTCTCCACCGAGACCGACTCCCCGGCCGGTGAGGGCGCGGGCTTCGTGCACGCCGGTCCCGTGGGCGCCGGGCACTTCTCGAAGATGGTCCACAACGGCATCGAGTACGCGATGATGCAGGCCTACGGCGAGGGCTACGAGCTGCTGGCCGCGGTCGACCTCGTCGAGGACGTCCCCGGCGTCATCGCCTCCTGGACCCAGGGCACCGTCATCCGCTCCTGGCTGCTGGACCTGCTGGTCCGCGCGCTGCAGGAGGACCCGGGCCTGGACGACATCACCGGCTGGGCCGCCGACTCCGGAGAGGGCCGCTGGACCGTGGAGCAGGCCATCGAGCACGCGGTGCCGATGCCGGCGATCTCGGCCTCGCTGTTCGCCCGGTTCTCCTCCCGGCAGGACGACAGCCCGACGATGAAGGCCGTCGCCGCGCTGCGGAACCAGTTCGGCGGCCACGCGGT
- the dnaA gene encoding chromosomal replication initiator protein DnaA — MLNLTRPLGLVEDVAVLAAPNEFTQTVLESRMRAALNEALSAEFGREIKVAVQLEDGPTPPPPPREDREQAWPAEPARRPEWERADRRDAEDRAREDRSRDERTRDDRNRDDRNREDRDRDDRDRDDEDRAARAQLDDGRSAFGVRTDAPRRDAWLPESGDGRDWSRGTGYDREAREDRAPAWDRPRADPRRPAPWDQDDAAGDPGSASAGSEDGRPSDGDHGIGRDPGQAGAAGRGGYGDRRSPGSDLGLNPKYVFDSFVIGNSNRFAHAAAVAVAEAPARAYNPLFVYGDSGLGKTHLLHAIGHYAARMFPNVRVRYVSTEEFTNEFINLVHSGRAEDFRRRYRDIDFLLIDDIQFLERAERTQEEFFHTFNTLHNASKQIVITSDRPPKKLTTLEDRLRTRFEWGLITDVQAPDLETRIAILRKKAWGERLQAPDAVLEFIASKVQTNIRELEGALIRVTAFASLNKQPVDLALAELVLKDLISDEQGPQITAAIIMAATAEYFSVTMEELQGANRSRTLVNARQIAMYLCRELTELSLPRIGASFGGKDHTTVMHAVKKITGLMSERRATYTQVTELTARIKSRARQ, encoded by the coding sequence ATGCTCAACCTCACCCGCCCCCTGGGCCTGGTGGAGGACGTGGCGGTGCTGGCCGCCCCCAACGAGTTCACCCAGACCGTGCTGGAGTCCCGCATGCGGGCCGCGCTCAACGAGGCGCTGTCGGCGGAGTTCGGCCGGGAGATCAAGGTCGCCGTCCAGCTCGAGGACGGGCCCACCCCGCCGCCGCCGCCCCGCGAGGACCGCGAGCAGGCCTGGCCGGCCGAGCCCGCCCGTCGTCCGGAGTGGGAGCGCGCCGACCGGCGCGACGCCGAGGACCGGGCCCGCGAGGACCGGTCGAGGGACGAGCGCACCAGGGACGACCGCAACCGCGACGACCGCAACCGGGAGGACCGGGACCGCGACGACCGAGACCGGGACGACGAGGACCGTGCCGCCCGCGCCCAGCTCGACGACGGCCGCAGCGCGTTCGGGGTGCGCACCGACGCCCCCCGCCGGGACGCCTGGCTGCCCGAGTCCGGGGACGGTCGGGACTGGTCCCGCGGCACCGGCTACGACCGCGAGGCCCGCGAGGACCGGGCCCCCGCCTGGGACCGCCCCCGCGCCGACCCCCGTCGTCCGGCCCCCTGGGACCAGGACGACGCCGCCGGCGACCCGGGCTCGGCGTCGGCCGGGTCCGAGGACGGCCGCCCGTCCGACGGCGACCACGGGATCGGGCGGGACCCGGGTCAGGCCGGTGCCGCCGGCCGAGGTGGGTACGGCGACCGTCGCTCCCCGGGCAGCGACCTGGGTCTGAACCCCAAGTACGTCTTCGACAGCTTCGTCATCGGCAACAGCAACCGGTTCGCCCACGCCGCGGCCGTCGCCGTCGCCGAGGCGCCGGCCCGGGCGTACAACCCGCTGTTCGTCTACGGCGACTCCGGGCTCGGCAAGACCCACCTGCTGCACGCGATCGGGCACTACGCGGCGCGGATGTTCCCCAACGTCCGGGTCCGCTACGTGTCGACCGAGGAGTTCACCAACGAGTTCATCAACCTGGTGCACTCCGGGCGGGCCGAGGACTTCCGCCGTCGCTACCGGGACATCGACTTCCTGCTGATCGACGACATCCAGTTCCTGGAGCGTGCCGAGCGCACCCAGGAGGAGTTCTTCCACACCTTCAACACGCTGCACAACGCCAGCAAGCAGATCGTGATCACCTCCGACCGGCCGCCCAAGAAGCTGACGACGCTGGAGGACCGGCTGCGCACCCGCTTCGAGTGGGGTCTGATCACCGACGTCCAGGCGCCGGACCTGGAGACCCGGATCGCGATCCTGCGCAAGAAGGCGTGGGGGGAGCGGCTGCAGGCCCCCGACGCGGTGCTGGAGTTCATCGCCAGCAAGGTGCAGACCAACATCCGCGAGCTCGAGGGCGCCCTGATCCGGGTGACCGCCTTCGCCAGCCTGAACAAGCAGCCCGTGGACCTGGCGCTGGCCGAGCTGGTGCTCAAGGACCTGATCAGCGACGAGCAGGGCCCACAGATCACCGCGGCGATCATCATGGCCGCCACCGCCGAGTACTTCTCCGTGACGATGGAGGAGCTGCAGGGCGCCAACCGCTCGCGCACCCTGGTCAACGCCCGGCAGATCGCGATGTACCTGTGCCGTGAGCTGACCGAGCTGTCCCTGCCCCGCATCGGGGCGTCCTTCGGCGGCAAGGACCACACCACGGTCATGCACGCGGTCAAGAAGATCACCGGGCTGATGAGCGAGCGCCGCGCCACCTACACCCAGGTCACCGAGCTCACCGCCCGCATCAAGAGCCGCGCCCGCCAGTGA
- the rnpA gene encoding ribonuclease P protein component: MLPTQARLRRRPEFTVVVRSGRRAGRPTMVLHYLPERPVVQAPGPQDPQVGPRAGFVVGKSVGNSVCRHRVTRQLRHLVRDELHRLPATADLVVRARPEAAGADAATLRRDLGRGLDRVLDRR; the protein is encoded by the coding sequence GTGTTGCCGACGCAGGCACGCCTGCGCCGGCGTCCGGAGTTCACCGTGGTCGTCCGCTCCGGCCGGCGTGCCGGGCGTCCGACCATGGTGCTGCACTACCTCCCCGAACGGCCCGTCGTCCAGGCCCCGGGTCCCCAGGACCCGCAGGTCGGACCGCGGGCCGGTTTCGTGGTGGGCAAGTCCGTCGGCAACTCCGTCTGCCGGCACCGGGTGACCCGCCAGCTGCGGCACCTGGTCCGCGACGAGCTCCACCGCCTCCCGGCGACCGCCGACCTCGTCGTCCGGGCCCGCCCGGAGGCGGCCGGTGCCGACGCCGCGACCCTGCGCCGCGACCTCGGTCGCGGTCTCGACCGCGTGCTGGACCGACGGTGA
- a CDS encoding 50S ribosomal protein L34, giving the protein MSKRTFQPNNRRRSKTHGFRLRMRTRAGRAILAGRRRKGREKLSA; this is encoded by the coding sequence GTGAGCAAGCGCACGTTCCAGCCGAACAACCGTCGTCGGTCCAAGACCCACGGCTTCCGGCTCCGGATGCGCACCCGTGCGGGCCGCGCGATCCTCGCCGGTCGCCGGCGCAAGGGCCGCGAGAAGCTCTCCGCCTGA
- a CDS encoding DNA polymerase III subunit beta gives MKFRVAREVLADAVAWTARSLPPRPSVPVLAGILLEVEGNQLSVSGFDYEVSARSEVDVQSSESGRALVPGRLLAEITRALPPQAVDVVAEGARLSISCGNAKFSLPTLPVEDYPSLPSMPSTAGVVDSDAFAEAVGQVAVAAGRDDTLPMLTGVRLEIEGDLVTLAATDRYRLAVREFAWRPETPGLSAAVLVPARTLADAAKTLTSGPEVVLSLSSGGSGEGILGMSGKDRQTTTRLLDAEFVKYRAIMPNESASHATLPVGLFTDAAKRVALVAERGTPLRCEFTPGQVTLRAGGTDDEGQAEERCDVEFDGDPLTIGFNPTFLLDGLAAVHTERARMDFTSALKPAVLSGHEEPSEDGAVRPGSYRYLIMPVRLPG, from the coding sequence ATGAAGTTCCGGGTGGCACGTGAGGTGCTCGCCGACGCGGTGGCGTGGACGGCGCGCAGCCTCCCCCCGCGACCGTCGGTGCCGGTCCTCGCCGGGATCCTGCTCGAGGTCGAGGGCAACCAGCTGTCGGTCTCCGGCTTCGACTACGAGGTCTCCGCGCGGTCCGAGGTGGACGTGCAGTCCAGCGAGAGCGGTCGCGCCCTGGTCCCCGGCCGGCTCCTGGCCGAGATCACCCGGGCTCTGCCCCCGCAGGCCGTCGACGTCGTCGCCGAGGGCGCCCGGCTGTCCATCAGCTGTGGCAACGCCAAGTTCTCGCTGCCCACGCTCCCGGTCGAGGACTACCCGTCGCTGCCCTCGATGCCCTCGACCGCGGGGGTCGTGGACAGCGACGCCTTCGCCGAGGCCGTCGGCCAGGTCGCCGTGGCCGCCGGCCGCGACGACACGCTGCCGATGCTCACCGGCGTCCGGCTGGAGATCGAGGGCGACCTGGTCACCCTGGCCGCCACCGACCGCTACCGGCTCGCGGTCCGCGAGTTCGCGTGGCGCCCGGAGACCCCGGGTCTCTCGGCCGCGGTCCTCGTGCCCGCGCGCACGCTCGCCGACGCGGCCAAGACGCTGACCAGCGGACCCGAGGTCGTGCTGTCGCTGTCCTCGGGCGGCTCCGGCGAGGGCATCCTCGGCATGAGCGGCAAGGACCGGCAGACCACCACCCGGCTGCTGGACGCCGAGTTCGTCAAGTACCGGGCGATCATGCCGAACGAGTCGGCCTCCCACGCCACGCTGCCGGTCGGGCTGTTCACCGACGCCGCGAAGCGCGTGGCCCTGGTCGCCGAGCGCGGCACGCCGCTGCGCTGCGAGTTCACCCCCGGGCAGGTCACCCTGCGCGCCGGTGGCACCGACGACGAGGGCCAGGCCGAGGAACGCTGCGACGTCGAGTTCGACGGCGACCCGCTGACCATCGGCTTCAACCCGACGTTCCTGCTCGACGGCCTCGCCGCCGTGCACACCGAGCGGGCCCGGATGGACTTCACCAGCGCGCTCAAGCCCGCGGTGCTGTCCGGCCACGAGGAGCCCAGCGAGGACGGCGCGGTCCGGCCCGGCTCCTACCGCTACCTGATCATGCCCGTCCGCCTGCCGGGCTGA